Genomic DNA from Acetilactobacillus jinshanensis:
TAAGCAAGCTATTAACGCTGGTAAATTAGTTGACAAGGCTGGCTTAAAGTTTGATTACGCATTCACTTCCGTATTGACTCGTGCCATCCGTACTTTACATTATGTTTTATACTATTCTCATCAGTTATGGGTTCCTGAAATGAAGACTTGGCGTTTAAACGAACGTCATTATGGTCGTTTACAGGGCTTAAATAAGCATAAGACTGCTGAAAAGTACGGTGCTGAACAGGTTCACATCTGGCGTCGTTCTTACGATACTTTACCACCGTTAATGAAGCCTGGTGACAAAGGTTCTGCTGTTCACGACCGTCGTTACAAGTACTTAGATCCTAACATCATCCCTGGTGGTGAAAACTTAAAGGTTACCTTAAAGCGAGTAATGCCATTATGGGAAGACCAGATCGCTCCTAAGTTATTAGATGGCAAGAACGTTGTCGTTGCTGCCCACGGTAACTCATTACGTGCCTTAACTAAGTACATCGAACGCATCAGTGATGATGACATCATGAACTTAGAAATGGGCTTAGGTCAGCCTGTTGTCTATGACTTCGATGACAAGTTACACGTCACTAACAAAGTTAAGTTAGGCAAATAATTTAAGATTTTAAATTAATTTTGGAAGTCCTTTTTAAAAGGGCTTTTTTTATACCCAAATTAAGCGTTTTTTGAGGGATAAATAAATTTATAGTAAAATACCTAATACTTGACGATTTACGTCAAAATAATTGAAATTAAACGTAGAACTGAGAAGTGATAGATTTAATGACAAGTGACAGAATAGTTGATAAGAATGGTAAGCCATTCAACAGACCGATGATGGTCTTAATCCTGTTGATCGGTGGATTCTTTACAATGTTGAACGAAACGGTCCTTGCGACCGCGTATCCGAAATTGATGAGTTACTTTAGTGTTAACGCATCAACGGTCCAATGGTTAACGAGTGCGTTCTTAATGGTCAACGGAATTATGATTCCGTTAACGGCGTGGCTGACCGCTCGATATAATACCAAGTGGCTTTATTTATTTTCGGTAATCATCTTTGAGGTCGGGACCATCATGGCATACGTTGCCACAAGTTTCTCGATCTTATTGGTTGCCAGGATTATTCAGGCCATCAGTGTCGGGATCGCGATGCCGTTATTCCAAACTATTATGCTGAGTATTTACCCGCCAGAACACCGTGGCGTCGCCATGGGGATGGCTGGATTAGTAATTGGTCTGTC
This window encodes:
- a CDS encoding 2,3-diphosphoglycerate-dependent phosphoglycerate mutase, whose protein sequence is MAKLVLIRHGQSQWNLSNQFTGWVDVDLSKNGVKQAINAGKLVDKAGLKFDYAFTSVLTRAIRTLHYVLYYSHQLWVPEMKTWRLNERHYGRLQGLNKHKTAEKYGAEQVHIWRRSYDTLPPLMKPGDKGSAVHDRRYKYLDPNIIPGGENLKVTLKRVMPLWEDQIAPKLLDGKNVVVAAHGNSLRALTKYIERISDDDIMNLEMGLGQPVVYDFDDKLHVTNKVKLGK